A region of Toxorhynchites rutilus septentrionalis strain SRP chromosome 1, ASM2978413v1, whole genome shotgun sequence DNA encodes the following proteins:
- the LOC129763553 gene encoding uncharacterized protein LOC129763553 — protein sequence MRGFVLLSCCLALASARPEAGYSYSRPSSGGGSHGGSFSGGHGGGGGGSISFSGGHGGGGGFSGGHGGGFGGGSGAGFSSFGGSGFGGSSSFSSGGGSFGGGFGGGSFSAGGGGGGGGGFGGGASVIQKHIYVHVPPPEPEEVHIQRPIPVGQAQKHYKIIFIKAPSAPAYQAPIIPLQPQNEEKTLVYVLVKKPEDQQDIVIPAPAPTQPSKPEVYFIKYKTQKEGGGIGGGIGGGIGGGIGGIIGGGLGGGTGGGHDGGLGGGLGGGLGGIIGGISGGHGDDLSGGHGGATAPAAQYGPPGKSGPY from the exons ATGAGAGGCTTCGTACTGTTGAGTTGCTGTTTGGCGCTGGCTTCTGCACGACCGGAAGCCGGATATTCATACAGCCGTCCCTCGTCGGGCGGAGGTTCCCACGGGGGCTCGTTCTCGGGTGGACatggcggcggcggcggtggcAGCATCTCGTTCTCCGGTGGCCACGGAGGAGGCGGTGGCTTCTCCGGTGGACATGGAGGCGGCTTTGGCGGTGGCAGCGGCGCAGGATTCTCGTCCTTCGGCGGTAGCGGATTCGGAG GTTCATCATCGTTCAGCTCGGGCGGTGGTAGCTTCGGAGGTGGCTTCGGAGGCGGTAGCTTCTCGGCTggaggcggcggcggcggcggcggtggaTTCGGTGGTGGTGCCTCTGTCATTCAGAAGCACATCTACGTCCATGTTCCACCACCAGAGCCAGAGGAGGTCCACATCCAGCGACCAATTCCGGTAGGACAGGCCCAGAAGCACTACAAGATTATCTTCATTAAGGCCCCATCCGCCCCAGCCTACCAGGCTCCAATTATCCCGCTCCAGCCACAGAACGAAGAGAAGACCCTGGTCTACGTGTTGGTCAAGAAGCCAGAGGATCAGCAGGACATCGTCATCCCAGCACCGGCCCCAACTCAGCCCAGCAAGCCAGAGGTTTACTTCATCAAGTACAAGACCCAGAAGGAGGGTGGCGGCATTGGAGGTGGCATTGGAGGTGGCATTGGAGGAGGCATTGGTGGAATCATTGGTGGAGGTCTTGGTGGTGGTACTGGTGGTGGTCATGACGGTGGACTCGGAGGAGGACTTGGTGGTGGACTCGGAGGAATTATCGGTGGAATCAGCGGAGGACACGGAGATGACCTGAGCGGAGGACATGGTGGAGCTACTGCCCCAGCTGCCCAATACGGACCACCTGGCAAGTCCGGACCATActaa